The genomic window TCATGATGGACGCGGGCCGCATCTGCTATGACGTGCGTGACGAGGAAAAGAGCGCCCTGACGCCGGAAGCGCTGGTCGAGCGCTTTCAGATCGACAACGACCGCATGCTTCTCAAGCACTGACTCCGTCATGGACATTCTTCTGGCCTTTTTCAATCTCGTGCCGGTCACGTTCGCGCAAAGCCTGGTCTACGCGCTGCTGGTGACGGGCATCATGGTGCCGTTCCGACTGGTCGGTTTTCCAGACCTCACCTGCGAAGGCTCCTTCCCGCTCGGGGGGTGCACCTGCGCCGCCCTGCTGCTGCTGGGTTGGCACCCTGTGGCCGCCACCCTGGCCGGTGTGGTCGCGGGCATGCTGGCGGGCACGGTCACTGCGCTGGTCAACCTGCGATTCGGGCTCAGTCCCCTGCTGGCCGGCATCGTCGTCTTCACGGGGCTGTACAGCATCAACCTGCGCATCCTGGGCCAATCCAACGTGGCGCTGTTCGACACCCAAAGCCTGTTTCAGCTGATCCACCCGGATTTGAGCCAGTCCGTGGGCATGCAGGTGGCGTTCTTTGCCCTGCTCGTCCTGATCCTCGGCGGCGCCTTGCGCTGGTACCTGGGCACCGAATCGGGCGCTGCGCTGCGCGTCATCGGGGTCAACACCGATCTGGCTCCCTCGCTGGGCATCAGCGTCTGGGCCTACACCATGGCCGGGCTTGCACTGGCCAATGGACTGACCGGCCTGGGCGGTGCCCTGATCGTGCAGTTGCAGGGCTATGCCGACGTGGGCATGGGCCTGGGCGTCTTGATCAATGGCCTGGCGTCTCTGGTCATCGGTGAAGCCATCATGGGGCGCAGCACGGTCACGCGGCAACTGATGGCGCCCGTGGTTGGAAGCATCATCTACTACCAACTGGTATCGCTCGGTCTCTCGATCGGGCTGAAGCCGGGGGACCTGAAGCTGGCCACGGCCGTATTCGTCCTTGTCACGCTGGGTCTCCCAGCCTTTCGTGCCCGTGGGGTCGCGCGAGAAAACCTACGGGTTTGATGACCACGGCGCGCCCGGATCGACGTCGCGTCACCCGGCGTACCGGTCAGCGCCGTTGCAGCCAATCCCAAACCCGCTCCACACCCAGCGCCCAGGTGTCGAACTCCTCGGCCACGGAGTGGCCACCCTGCCGCTCCTCACGCTTGGCACGTTCGCGGTCCTGCTCCAGCCGGATCAGCGCATCGGCCAGGTCGGGCGCGCGCGGGCCCTCGGTGGCGGCGCGCGCGCGGCGGTCGTAGTCGGCCAGGGCCTGCTGCACGGCCTGGGGGTCGAGCAGGGACAGCGCAGCATGGCAGTAGGGGCAGGCGTCGTGCTGGCGCAGGTCGATCGGCGCGCCGCAGCAGGCGCAGTGGATGACGCGCACGCGCGCGGCCAGGTCGGCGATCTCGGGCTGGGTGAGCTGGCGCACGAAGCCCTTTTCGATCATGAAGGAGGCAAAGGTGGCAAAGCGGCCGTGGCGGCTGGCGCAGCGCCAGGTGACGTAGCGGCCCGAGCGCACCACGTCCACCCCCTCGTCCAGCGTGCGCCGGCAGCGCGGGCAATCCAGCGGCCGCGCCAGCGGGGTCTGCGCATCGTCCTTGTGCATGTGCAGCTCGCGAAACAGCTCCACCACGCCCTGCGGCGCCAGGCGCAGGCTCTCGCCGTGGTCGAACCACAGGCCGCGGCAGGCGTGGCACACGTCCAGCGTGATCGTGAGGCCCAGATTCGACGCCACGGCGCGGCGGCTCATGGGCGCGCGGCACGAGGGGCAGGCCAGGGCCGGATCGAGCGGAGCGGGAGCATCGGTCATGGCGTGACAGCGTACCATCGCAGGCTCCCTGTCCAGGTGTGAACGCGGCGCGCGCAAGACCCGTGCGCCGCCCCGACCGACCATGCCCCGCTTCCACGTCCCGCTGCCACTCGCCGCCCACGCCCGGCTGGCCCTGCCCGCCGGCGCGGCGCGCCACGTGCAGGTGCTGCGCCTGCAGCCGGGCATGGCGGTGACCCTGTTCGACGGCCGCGGCGGCGAATGGGACGCCACCATCGCGCGCATGGGCCGCAGCGACGTGGAGGTGGAGGTGGGCGCGCACCACGCGGTGGAGCGCGAGGCGGCGCGCGCCGTGCACCTGGCCGTGGGCCTGATGGCCGCCGAGCGCATGGACTGGCTGGTGGAAAAGGCCACCGAGCTGGGCGCCGCCAGCCTGACGCCCGTGCTGACGTCGCGCAGCAGCCTGCGCCTGACCGGCGAGCGCGCCACCAAAAAATGCGCCCACTGGCAGGCCGTGGCCGTGGCCGCTTGCGAGCAAAGCGGCCGCAACCGCCTGCTGGATGTACGCCAGGCGCTCTCATTTCAAGAGTATCTGAGCGATGCGACCGAAGGCGCGCGCTGGCTGCTGTCGCTGGATGCCTCGGCGCCCGGCCTGCGCGCGCGTGCGGGCGACTTGGCCGCGACCGCGCCGATCACCCTGCTGTCCGGCCCCGAAGGCGGGCTGGCCCCCGACGAAGAAGCCGCCGCCCGCGCCGCCGGCTTTGCCCCTCACAGCCTGGGCCCGCGCGTGCTGCGCGCCGAAACCGCGCCGCTGGCGGCGCTGGCCCTGCTGACCGCGTCCTGAACACCCCCCACACCCCACTCCCATGAACCGCAAACTGCTGCTGCTGACCCTGGCCCAGGGCCTGTTTCTGATCAACAACGTCACCTTCATCGCCATCAACGGGCTGGTGGGTTTGCAACTGGCGCCGCACGCCTGGATGGCGACGCTGCCGGTGATGGGCTACGTGGTGGGCGGCGCGCTGGCCGCGCCGCTGGTGGCGCGCACGCAAACGCGCTTCGGGCGGCGCGGCTCGTTCCAGATCGGGCTCATCGTCGCGCTGGGCTCGGCGCTGCTGGCGGCCTACGCCGCGGCCGGCCGCCACTTCTGGCTGCTGATGGCGGCCACCGTGATTGCCGGCTACTACAACGCCAACGGCCAGCTGTACCGCTTTGCCGCGGCCGAGCTGGTGGCGCCCGGCTGGCGCGAGAAAGCCGTCTCGCTGGTGCTGGCCGGCGGCCTGCTGGGCGGCATCGTCGGCCCCAACCTGGCGGCGTGGACGCGCGCGCTGCTGCCCACGCCCTTCGTCGGCGCCTACCTGGCGCTGGCGGTGGTGGCGCTGCTGGCCATGGGGGTGATGGCGCTGATCGAGTTTCCGGCCGTGCAGGCCCCCGCCGCGCACGCGCCGCAGGGCCGGCCGCTGGGGCAGATCATGCGCCAGCCGGTGTTCGTGGTGGCCACGCTGGGCGCGGCCATGTCCTACGGCGTGATGAACCTGCTGATGGCCGCCACGCCGCTGGCCATGCAGGTGTGCGGCTTCGAGTTCGGCGCCACCGCCATGGTGCTGCAGTGGCACGTGATCGGCATGTACGCGCCGGGCTTCGTCACCGGCTCGCTGATCAAGCGTTTTGGCGTGCTGCCCGTGATGGGCGCGGGCGTGGTGCTGAACCTGGCGTGCGTGGGCATCGCGCTGTCGGGGGTGGAGCTGATGCACTTCGTCAGCGCGCTGCTGCTGCTGGGCGTGGGCTGGAATTTTCTGTTCACCGGCAGCACCACGCTGGCGCTGGCCGCGTACCGGCCGGAGGAAAAGGACCGCGCGCAGGCGGCCATCAACTTCTGCGTGTTCGCCACGATGTCGCTGACCTCGTTCGCCTCCGGCGCGCTGGTCACCACGCAAGGCTGGGCCTTGCTCAACGTCGGCTCGCTGGTGCCGCTGGCGGTGGTGGCGCTGGCGCTGGGCTGGCTGGGGCTGCGCCAGCGTGCCGCATTGGCCGCTTGAACCCGCCATGCCGCGCTGGCTGGAACACCGCATTCCCCCGCCCCTGATCGACGCGGTCTGCGCAGGGGTGATGTGGGCGCTGGCCCGTGCTTTTCCACAAGCGCAGTGGTCAAGTGGCAGCGTGTGGGTCACGGGCGCGGCGCTGGCCCTGGCCGCGCTGGGCGGCGGGGTGGCGCTGGCGGGGGTGCTGGCGTTTCGACGCGCGCACACCACCGTCAACCCGCTGGCGCCGCAGCGCGCCAGTGCCTTGGTGACGAGCGACATCTACCGCGTCACGCGCAACCCCATGTACCTGGGCATGTTGATCGTGCTGGCCGGCTGGGCCGTGTGGCTGGGCAACGCCGCCGCGTGGCTGGGCCTGCCGCTGTCGGTGGCGCTGCTGACGGTGCTGCAGATCAGGCCGGAGGAGCGCATCCTGGCCGAGCGCTTTGGCGAGGACTTCAAGCGCTACGCGGCGCGCGTGCGGCGCTGGATTTGAACCCGGATACTATTTATTTGATAGCTGATTGCGCTTGATCGACGCCGGCAAAGCGCGCAATGAGCCAGTCATGCAGGGCGCTGAACACGGGGGCCCGGTCCTGCTCGTTGAAGATCTCGTGGAAGTGCGCGGGAAACGCCTGCGCCGTCACCTGCGCAGGCGGCGCGGCGCGGGCAAAGGCCGCGCTGCCGGCGGGGCGCACGGCGGCGTCCTGGCCGGCGTACAGCAGCAAGGTGGGCACCGGCCAGCGCGGCGCGCAGGCGATGACGGCCGGTCCGGCGCCGAACATGAAATGCGCCAGCCGCACGCTGATGCGGTCGTGCACCAGCGGGTCGGCCTGATAGGCCTGCACCACCGCCGCGTCGTGCGAGAGCCGGCGCGCATCGATGCCGTTGCCCAGCCGTAAGCCGGGCGCCACGCGGGCCAGCACCCGCACCAGGGCCCGCAGCGGCGCCCCCTTGCCCACGTCGAGCGCGGGCGAGGACAGCACCAGCGCGTCCACGCGGCGCAGCGCCA from Burkholderiaceae bacterium includes these protein-coding regions:
- a CDS encoding MFS transporter, translated to MNRKLLLLTLAQGLFLINNVTFIAINGLVGLQLAPHAWMATLPVMGYVVGGALAAPLVARTQTRFGRRGSFQIGLIVALGSALLAAYAAAGRHFWLLMAATVIAGYYNANGQLYRFAAAELVAPGWREKAVSLVLAGGLLGGIVGPNLAAWTRALLPTPFVGAYLALAVVALLAMGVMALIEFPAVQAPAAHAPQGRPLGQIMRQPVFVVATLGAAMSYGVMNLLMAATPLAMQVCGFEFGATAMVLQWHVIGMYAPGFVTGSLIKRFGVLPVMGAGVVLNLACVGIALSGVELMHFVSALLLLGVGWNFLFTGSTTLALAAYRPEEKDRAQAAINFCVFATMSLTSFASGALVTTQGWALLNVGSLVPLAVVALALGWLGLRQRAALAA
- a CDS encoding zf-TFIIB domain-containing protein, which codes for MTDAPAPLDPALACPSCRAPMSRRAVASNLGLTITLDVCHACRGLWFDHGESLRLAPQGVVELFRELHMHKDDAQTPLARPLDCPRCRRTLDEGVDVVRSGRYVTWRCASRHGRFATFASFMIEKGFVRQLTQPEIADLAARVRVIHCACCGAPIDLRQHDACPYCHAALSLLDPQAVQQALADYDRRARAATEGPRAPDLADALIRLEQDRERAKREERQGGHSVAEEFDTWALGVERVWDWLQRR
- a CDS encoding ABC transporter permease, which encodes MDILLAFFNLVPVTFAQSLVYALLVTGIMVPFRLVGFPDLTCEGSFPLGGCTCAALLLLGWHPVAATLAGVVAGMLAGTVTALVNLRFGLSPLLAGIVVFTGLYSINLRILGQSNVALFDTQSLFQLIHPDLSQSVGMQVAFFALLVLILGGALRWYLGTESGAALRVIGVNTDLAPSLGISVWAYTMAGLALANGLTGLGGALIVQLQGYADVGMGLGVLINGLASLVIGEAIMGRSTVTRQLMAPVVGSIIYYQLVSLGLSIGLKPGDLKLATAVFVLVTLGLPAFRARGVARENLRV
- a CDS encoding 16S rRNA (uracil(1498)-N(3))-methyltransferase: MPRFHVPLPLAAHARLALPAGAARHVQVLRLQPGMAVTLFDGRGGEWDATIARMGRSDVEVEVGAHHAVEREAARAVHLAVGLMAAERMDWLVEKATELGAASLTPVLTSRSSLRLTGERATKKCAHWQAVAVAACEQSGRNRLLDVRQALSFQEYLSDATEGARWLLSLDASAPGLRARAGDLAATAPITLLSGPEGGLAPDEEAAARAAGFAPHSLGPRVLRAETAPLAALALLTAS
- a CDS encoding isoprenylcysteine carboxylmethyltransferase family protein codes for the protein MPRWLEHRIPPPLIDAVCAGVMWALARAFPQAQWSSGSVWVTGAALALAALGGGVALAGVLAFRRAHTTVNPLAPQRASALVTSDIYRVTRNPMYLGMLIVLAGWAVWLGNAAAWLGLPLSVALLTVLQIRPEERILAERFGEDFKRYAARVRRWI
- a CDS encoding lysophospholipase, with the protein product MVAGISSQLRPPHGDALALRDWPLPAGQPVRGVVLLVHGLGEHIGRYQELADQLNAWGFAVRGYDQHGHGHSAGARGALPEDDRLLTDLAAVIDDTHRRMDGRLPLIVLGHSMGGLVAARGVSLALRRVDALVLSSPALDVGKGAPLRALVRVLARVAPGLRLGNGIDARRLSHDAAVVQAYQADPLVHDRISVRLAHFMFGAGPAVIACAPRWPVPTLLLYAGQDAAVRPAGSAAFARAAPPAQVTAQAFPAHFHEIFNEQDRAPVFSALHDWLIARFAGVDQAQSAIK